One window of Bacteroidota bacterium genomic DNA carries:
- a CDS encoding class I SAM-dependent methyltransferase, whose amino-acid sequence MIAVPEARPTTHGPRPMTLRCRHCEAPLRTPVVDLGVHPPCQNVVREEDLTAPETMYPLRAMVCDACLLVQLDTDVPPAAIFSEQYAYFSSYSTSWLAHAERYVGDMVERFGLDADSLVMEIASNDGYLLQYVVERGIPALGIEPSASVAAAAREKGVDTRELFFGRDTAAALASEGLQCDLLAANNVLAHTPHLNSFVEGIRRILKPEGVATIEFPHLLRLIDENQFDTIYHEHYSYFSLLAVERVFAHFGLVLFDVEELPSHGGSLRIFARHREHTALPVTARIDDLKARERAYGLDDTSSTGAYAAFAERVKATKRSLLRFLVGANEAGKTVVGYGAPGKGNTLLNYSGIGPDLVAYTVDRNPHKQGTYLPGSRIPVFEPDRIRETRPDYVLILPWNLKREIMRQMGDIRHWGGRFVVPIPETEVVE is encoded by the coding sequence ATGATTGCTGTTCCTGAAGCCCGACCCACGACGCATGGCCCGCGACCTATGACGCTGCGGTGTCGCCATTGCGAGGCGCCACTCCGCACACCCGTGGTCGACCTCGGGGTACATCCACCGTGTCAGAACGTTGTGCGTGAGGAAGACCTCACGGCGCCCGAGACGATGTACCCCCTGCGCGCGATGGTGTGCGACGCATGCCTACTTGTGCAGCTCGACACGGACGTTCCACCAGCGGCCATCTTCTCGGAACAGTACGCCTATTTCTCCTCCTACTCTACGTCCTGGCTGGCGCATGCCGAGCGCTACGTCGGCGACATGGTCGAGCGGTTTGGCCTGGATGCGGACAGCCTCGTCATGGAGATCGCGTCCAACGACGGGTACTTGCTGCAGTATGTCGTGGAGCGCGGGATTCCTGCGCTCGGCATCGAGCCGTCGGCGAGCGTGGCGGCTGCGGCGCGGGAAAAGGGTGTCGACACGCGCGAGCTGTTCTTCGGCCGTGACACGGCGGCAGCGTTGGCCTCGGAAGGCCTCCAGTGCGACCTCCTGGCCGCGAACAACGTGCTGGCGCACACGCCGCACCTCAACAGCTTCGTGGAGGGCATTCGGCGAATCCTGAAGCCAGAGGGCGTGGCTACTATCGAGTTTCCCCACCTGCTGCGACTCATCGACGAAAACCAATTCGACACCATCTACCACGAGCACTACAGCTACTTTTCGCTGCTCGCCGTTGAGCGTGTGTTCGCGCACTTCGGACTGGTGCTCTTCGACGTGGAGGAACTGCCCTCTCACGGAGGAAGCCTTCGCATCTTCGCTCGGCATCGGGAGCACACGGCACTACCCGTCACGGCTCGCATTGACGACCTGAAAGCACGAGAGCGTGCTTATGGGTTGGACGATACGTCGAGCACGGGTGCCTACGCGGCCTTTGCAGAACGCGTCAAGGCGACGAAGCGCAGCCTCCTCCGCTTCCTCGTGGGGGCCAACGAAGCTGGGAAAACGGTCGTCGGATACGGCGCACCGGGGAAAGGCAACACGCTGCTCAACTACAGCGGCATCGGGCCCGATCTCGTCGCGTACACCGTGGATCGCAATCCGCACAAGCAAGGCACGTATCTGCCAGGAAGCCGTATCCCGGTTTTTGAGCCGGACCGTATTCGTGAGACTCGGCCCGACTATGTCCTCATCTTGCCATGGAATCTCAAGCGCGAGATTATGCGACAGATGGGCGATATCCGTCATTGGGGAGGGCGGTTCGTTGTGCCGATCCCGGAAACCGAGGTGGTCGAATAG
- a CDS encoding glycosyltransferase yields the protein MAPTVAIGLPVYNGERFLEETLHSLLAQTVEDFVLVVVDNASTDGTKDLVRSVMSRDSRVHYVRNDRNLGASENHNRAFDACRRFQAPFFRWAAYDDLVHPDYLAAALSAMQKAPEAMLVHSAVRLIDERGRDVPYDAQQGGYLLPGGGFWPYRRSDTDALGDLDPVARYAASLGSGPAVYVTHGLIRTRALAETRGYQLHGVEDVLMAELALRGPFVRVDAPHFAMRMHGGSTHHMTREEYMAYEGGEEAGAESASYRRAFNFLRALRSAPLTALQKRRAAAAWMRFAVRPQQIRRLLLPGPNNYFGINFSTAAPNEEHVPASK from the coding sequence ATGGCTCCAACCGTCGCCATCGGCTTGCCTGTGTACAACGGCGAGCGCTTCCTCGAAGAAACGCTGCACAGCCTGCTCGCGCAGACGGTGGAGGACTTCGTACTCGTCGTGGTAGACAACGCATCGACCGACGGGACGAAGGATCTCGTGCGGTCCGTGATGAGCCGCGACAGCCGCGTGCACTACGTGCGCAATGACCGGAATCTCGGCGCGTCCGAGAACCACAACCGCGCGTTCGACGCCTGTCGACGCTTCCAGGCGCCATTCTTTCGTTGGGCGGCCTACGATGACCTCGTACATCCGGACTACCTGGCCGCCGCCTTGTCTGCGATGCAAAAGGCGCCAGAGGCCATGCTCGTGCATTCAGCCGTCCGCCTCATCGACGAGCGGGGCCGCGACGTGCCGTACGACGCGCAGCAAGGAGGCTATCTATTGCCTGGTGGCGGGTTCTGGCCCTATCGCCGTTCCGACACCGATGCCTTGGGGGACCTGGATCCGGTTGCGCGCTACGCTGCCAGCCTCGGTAGCGGCCCTGCCGTCTACGTCACGCATGGGCTGATTCGGACGCGCGCCCTCGCTGAAACGCGGGGTTATCAGCTCCACGGCGTGGAAGATGTGCTCATGGCCGAACTGGCCTTGCGCGGCCCATTCGTGCGGGTGGACGCTCCGCACTTCGCGATGCGGATGCACGGCGGCAGCACACACCACATGACCCGCGAGGAATACATGGCCTACGAGGGCGGAGAGGAGGCAGGGGCGGAGAGCGCCTCGTATCGCAGAGCGTTCAACTTCCTGCGAGCCCTGCGCAGTGCCCCGCTCACGGCTCTGCAGAAGCGCCGCGCCGCGGCAGCCTGGATGCGTTTTGCAGTACGGCCGCAGCAAATCCGCCGGCTTCTTCTCCCCGGGCCTAATAACTACTTCGGGATCAACTTCTCGACGGCTGCGCCGAATGAGGAGCACGTCCCAGCATCGAAGTAA
- the rfbC gene encoding dTDP-4-dehydrorhamnose 3,5-epimerase, with translation MIFDETTLAGAFLLRPERHADERGHFARTFCRREFEAHGLEPMVAQCSVSFNDAAGTLRGMHYQAAPHGEAKLVRCTRGAVYDVIIDLRPDSDTYGQHFGAVLSADNGHALYVPEGIAHGFLTLKDRSEVYYQMNTFHEPEAARGVRWDDPAFNIHWPQPVRVIKERDATYPDFVPAAPLRRSRSMLIPAIHRVVESGAGAGQTEAIGVPT, from the coding sequence ATGATTTTCGACGAGACGACCCTCGCCGGTGCGTTTCTCCTGCGCCCTGAGCGGCACGCCGATGAGCGTGGGCACTTCGCCCGCACCTTCTGCCGCCGCGAGTTCGAGGCGCATGGGTTGGAGCCTATGGTGGCCCAGTGCAGCGTGTCGTTCAACGATGCCGCGGGGACCCTCCGTGGGATGCACTACCAGGCGGCCCCGCATGGCGAGGCGAAGCTCGTGCGCTGCACGCGCGGCGCCGTCTACGATGTCATCATCGACTTGCGCCCCGACTCGGATACCTACGGCCAACACTTCGGCGCAGTACTCTCCGCAGACAACGGGCACGCGCTCTACGTTCCTGAAGGCATCGCCCACGGCTTTCTCACGCTGAAGGATCGCAGCGAAGTGTACTACCAGATGAACACGTTTCACGAGCCTGAGGCGGCTCGCGGTGTGCGCTGGGACGACCCAGCGTTCAACATCCACTGGCCACAGCCCGTGCGGGTAATCAAGGAGCGTGATGCGACCTACCCCGACTTCGTCCCCGCCGCTCCGCTCCGCCGTTCCCGGTCGATGCTCATTCCAGCGATCCACCGCGTCGTTGAAAGTGGGGCAGGAGCAGGCCAAACCGAGGCGATTGGGGTACCGACCTGA